A genome region from Solanum pennellii chromosome 12, SPENNV200 includes the following:
- the LOC107006532 gene encoding uncharacterized protein LOC107006532 — MHDPNGINFEKMRKMGGVEFECTVDPTDVEQWPDRMERVFEQLECSDFAKFKYAILLLQKDAYDWWVSVSNAKVKPLVLTWDDSPKEFRMKYVPPAYCNEKKKKFLNLRQRGMSIAEYEQKFLRFSRYAGGTIKMENEKCRKFEDGLNDPSRKNVAILQHENFCKLVSTAFTWERLDNEEASRNESRFQKPRPYFGGPSIRGRPRNIQTAGASGANQASGQRGTARAYAIRQRDDQDGQDVGVGKFHLFGLCVFTLFDPGSTHSYICSSLVLLENVKSMRLTYYLLVESPVGYQDGLAYKYHVVVDCRSNHVTFKDPTCSHISIQGERSLTSSIIFTALARKLMRQGCKAYLAHIVDTHLKSPCIKDIAAVCDFQEVFPKFLHELPSERDVEFPIELTPGSTPISITPYRMAREELKELKSQLQELLEKGFI, encoded by the exons ATGCATGATCCTAATGGGATTAACTTTGAGAAAATGAGGAAAATGGGTGGAGTGGAGTTTGAATGCACTGTTGATCCTACTGATGTTGAACAATGGCCAGATCGCATGGAGAGGGTGTTTGAGCAGTTGGAGTGTTCAGATTTTGCAAAATTTAAGTATGCTATTTTACTATTACAAAAGGATGCTTATGATTGGTGGGTAAGTGTTTCAAATGCCAAGGTAAAACCTCTTGTTCTTACTTGGGATGATTCTCCTAAGGAATTTCGTATGAAGTATGTACCACCTGCTTAttgtaatgaaaagaaaaagaagtttttGAATCTAAGGCAACGAGGCATGTCTATTGCTGAATATGAACAAAAGTTTCTAAGATTCTCTCGTTATGCTGGAGGTACtattaaaatggaaaatgaaaagtgCCGGAAATTCGAAGATGGTTTAAATGATCCCAGTAGAAAGAATGTGGCGATACTGCAACATGAGAACTTCTGTAAGTTAGTGTCTACTGCTTTTACTTGGGAACGACTTGATAATGAAGAAGCTAGTAGAAATGAAAGTAGATTCCAAAAGCCTAGACCATATTTTGGAGGTCCATCAATAAGGGGAAG GCCTAGAAATATCCAAACAGCAGGTGCAAGTGGAGCTAATCAAGCTAGTGGACAAAGGGGTACTGCACGCGCTTATGCTATAAGACAGAGGGATGATCAAGATGGACAAGACGTGGGTGTCGGTAAATTTCACTTATTTGGCTTGTGTGTATTTACATTGTTTGATCCTGGTTCTACACATTCCTATATTTGTTCATCACTTGTTCTTCTTGAAAATGTGAAATCCATGAGACTAACTTATTATTTGCTGGTGGAAAGTCCAGTGGGTTATCAG GATGGACTGGCTTACAAATATCATGTAGTCGTAGATTGTAGGTCAAATCATGTGACTTTTAAAGATCCTACATGTTCACATATCAGCATACAAGGTGAAAGATCATTGACATCTAGTATTATTTTTACGGCCTTGGCAAGAAAATTGATGCGTCAAGGCTGTAAGGCATACCTTGCTCACATAGTTGATACACACTTGAAGAGTCCTTGTATCAAGGACATAGCTGCTGTATGTGATTTTCAAGAAGTATTTCCTAAATTTCTTCATGAATTACCCTCGGAAAGAGATGTTGAATTTCCAATCGAGCTTACTCCTGGATCTACCCCTATTTCCATcactccttatagaatggctcgtGAAGAATTAAAAGAATTGAAATCTCAATTGCAAGAACTCCTTGAGAAAGGTTTTATTTGA